One Urechidicola croceus genomic window, TCAATGATTTAAAACCTAAACCCTTAGTTGAAGATGAAGTTGTGGAATAATTTAGAGTTTACCCATCCACAGTTTTTGTGGTTACTAGCAATCGTTCCAATATTGGCGATTTGGTATTTTTTAATACGAAAAAAAGATAGTGCGACACTTACATTATCTAATACTTCCGCATTTGGTAAACCATCAATATTATCTCGATTAAAACCGTTATTGAACGTGTTACGTTTATTAGGAATAACAGCATTGATTATTGCATTGGCAAGACCTAGAGACGTAAATGTAAGTACTAGAGTCAATACAAATAAAGGAATTGATATTGTAATGGCGATTGATGTTTCTGCAAGTATGTTGGCCAAAGATTTAAAACCAAATCGACTTGAGGCATTAAAAAAGGTCGCTACAAATTTTGTAAATAAAAGACCTAATGACAGGATTGGAATTGTTGTATATGCAGGAGAAAGTTTTACACAAACTCCAATCACAAGTGATAAACGCATAATTAAAAATACAATCAATTCAATTCAATGGGGACAATTAGATGGAGGAACTGCAATCGGAATGGGATTGGGTTCTGCAGTTAATAGATTGAAAGAATCAAAAGCCAAAAGTAAAGTTATTATTTTGTTGACAGATGGTGTAAATAATACTGGGTTTGTAGATCCCAAAACAGCTACTGATTTAGCTAAAGAACTAGGGATTAAAACCTATACAATTGGAATCGGAACAAACGGAACAGCCCCTTTTCCTGTTGCAAAAGACATGAGTGGAAAGTTAATTTTTCAAAATGCACCAGTAGAAATTGATGAAGAATTGTTAAAATATATAGCTGCTCAAACCGAAGGAAAGTATTTTAGAGCAACCAATAACTCTAAATTGGAAGCAATCTATGATGAAATAAATAAATTAGAAAAAACAGAAATAGAAGAGTATAAATATTACAATTATGATGAGAAATATAGATCGCTTGTCATTTTAGGAGGGCTATTGTTAATGTTCGAAATGTTATTAAAATTCACAATTTTTAGAAGTTTTATTTAAAATGTACCAAATAGAAGAACCGACATATTTTATTTATTTAATCCTAATACCACTATTTTTTGCAGTGTTTTTAGCGGTTTTTTGGTGGAAAAAAAGAACTCAAAAGAAATTTGCCAATGAAGAGTTATTAAAAAAATTGAGTCCAAGCAAATCTTCTTTTAAATCATTTTTGAAAATGCTAACCTTTTTGCTCGGATTGACTTTTCTAATAGTCTCATTAACAAATCCCAAAATGGGAACAAAATTAGAAACTGTAAAAAGACAAGGCGTAGATATTGTTTTTGCTCTAGATGTCTCTAAGAGTATGTTGGCC contains:
- a CDS encoding vWA domain-containing protein; the protein is MKLWNNLEFTHPQFLWLLAIVPILAIWYFLIRKKDSATLTLSNTSAFGKPSILSRLKPLLNVLRLLGITALIIALARPRDVNVSTRVNTNKGIDIVMAIDVSASMLAKDLKPNRLEALKKVATNFVNKRPNDRIGIVVYAGESFTQTPITSDKRIIKNTINSIQWGQLDGGTAIGMGLGSAVNRLKESKAKSKVIILLTDGVNNTGFVDPKTATDLAKELGIKTYTIGIGTNGTAPFPVAKDMSGKLIFQNAPVEIDEELLKYIAAQTEGKYFRATNNSKLEAIYDEINKLEKTEIEEYKYYNYDEKYRSLVILGGLLLMFEMLLKFTIFRSFI